The following proteins come from a genomic window of Leptospira bandrabouensis:
- a CDS encoding NADase-type glycan-binding domain-containing protein, translating to MKLKSALFPFFILLVLLTLNCGKKLHFSMVTSTSMDNGLPFLVLGGKEWKAEPGAEFVKLHFYADIPFALSKVSIESCSGKFKDRIAAYVNFDEVYASTDVQNSNSEVIFDPVVQARSVTLNFQRNQNICIKSVKFFDEKKSAYRTYTPEIVSGTVTASETASPEPTYSVMNLFDSKYENGYSSVKGGVGVTFNFDFSEKKKISVLKIWNGYQRSDVHCIKNGRVKSLLLTGDDGYSAKVELEDVMGSQDIQLPTPFKGKKLTIKVDEIYPGLTEKGIVLSELRFGDDGEWFAMDTLPKSKDTAAKNFDAFAKASLRKVLNRGLTGREVSEAIDETISDLPVGAENELSVEENLDPPTSSDWTIRLRSDGTFFLEGSTARTNYDAGEESSNRFYGMGNYEIKDISPGKIQMRIFGFLRKQTFTNFLDYGGGDCNGCGRDCNLVKNPDPNNTEKIFQEFVTLQMRGKQFYLTNAKKTENLDFSTLELNLE from the coding sequence CCTTTTTTATCTTACTAGTTCTATTAACATTGAATTGTGGCAAAAAACTCCACTTTTCAATGGTTACCTCCACATCAATGGACAATGGTCTCCCCTTTCTTGTGTTAGGTGGAAAAGAGTGGAAAGCAGAACCGGGAGCTGAATTTGTAAAACTGCATTTCTACGCGGACATTCCGTTCGCTTTATCTAAAGTTTCTATTGAATCTTGTTCTGGTAAGTTCAAAGATCGGATTGCTGCATACGTAAATTTTGATGAAGTTTATGCAAGCACCGATGTGCAAAATTCGAATTCGGAAGTGATTTTTGATCCGGTGGTTCAAGCAAGATCAGTTACTTTAAATTTCCAAAGAAATCAAAATATTTGTATTAAATCCGTTAAATTTTTTGATGAAAAGAAAAGTGCTTATAGGACATACACTCCAGAAATCGTTTCAGGAACTGTAACAGCTTCGGAAACTGCTTCCCCTGAACCTACATACTCAGTAATGAATCTTTTCGATTCAAAATATGAAAATGGATATTCTTCCGTGAAAGGTGGTGTGGGTGTTACATTTAACTTTGATTTTTCGGAAAAGAAAAAAATATCAGTTTTGAAAATTTGGAATGGTTACCAACGTTCCGATGTCCATTGTATTAAAAACGGACGTGTAAAATCTCTACTTTTAACTGGTGATGATGGATATTCAGCAAAAGTAGAATTAGAAGATGTAATGGGTAGTCAAGACATCCAACTGCCAACACCTTTCAAAGGAAAAAAGTTAACTATAAAAGTGGACGAAATTTATCCTGGGTTAACAGAAAAGGGAATCGTCTTATCTGAGTTAAGGTTTGGTGATGATGGCGAATGGTTTGCGATGGATACGCTTCCGAAATCAAAAGATACCGCTGCCAAAAACTTTGATGCATTTGCAAAAGCATCTTTAAGAAAGGTGTTGAACAGAGGTTTGACGGGAAGAGAAGTGTCTGAAGCAATTGACGAAACCATATCCGATTTACCAGTAGGTGCTGAAAATGAGCTATCGGTTGAAGAAAATTTAGATCCACCAACATCCTCAGATTGGACGATTCGTCTTCGTTCGGATGGAACTTTCTTTTTAGAAGGTTCTACAGCGCGTACAAACTACGATGCTGGTGAAGAAAGTTCCAATCGCTTTTATGGAATGGGAAATTATGAAATTAAAGACATTTCGCCAGGTAAAATTCAAATGCGAATCTTTGGTTTTTTACGAAAACAAACATTTACAAACTTTTTAGACTACGGTGGTGGAGATTGTAATGGCTGCGGTAGGGATTGTAACCTTGTTAAAAATCCTGATCCAAATAATACAGAAAAAATATTCCAAGAGTTTGTTACCTTAC